Proteins encoded by one window of Aspergillus chevalieri M1 DNA, chromosome 6, nearly complete sequence:
- the YPT35 gene encoding uncharacterized protein (COG:S;~EggNog:ENOG410PQH4;~InterPro:IPR028648,IPR001683,IPR036871,IPR037917;~PFAM:PF00787;~go_function: GO:0032266 - phosphatidylinositol-3-phosphate binding [Evidence IEA];~go_function: GO:0035091 - phosphatidylinositol binding [Evidence IEA]) gives MEPAHEESGPKFRPQPLRSVSPTPSDITNGDHDHDHVTSSDNTVANNDTSTMPDSVLATSLNSGVSISNGTVLPQPDKTPPPTTRDRSVSGVVPPYWTHSRNPSRTSQMSVEQPLGITLEDHTADPDSETSRGLWAQSVSVEDHAVVQGKSGVGAYVVWSCRIQTLDGGPIVIRMRYSEFDTLRRQLLQSFPHAKNALPALPPKSVLFRFRPAFLESRRIGLEYFLNCVLLNPEFSGSPIVKDFLFGRVG, from the exons ATGGAGCCAGCGCATGAGGAGTCCGGTCCGAAATTTCGGCCGCAACCACTCCGCTCCGTCTCCCCTACACCCTCCGATATCACGAACGGCGACCACGACCACGACCACGTCACCAGCAGCGACAACACTGTCGCCAACAATGACACCTCCACAATGCCCGATTCCGTCCTAGCGACCTCATTGAATAGTGGCGTCAGCATCAGTAATGGCACCGTTCTCCCACAACCAGACAAGACACCTCCGCCGACGACCAGGGACCGCAGCGTGTCTGGAGTAGTTCCGCCATATTGGACTCATTCTCGGAATCCATCGCGGACGTCGCAAATGTCGGTCGAGCAGCCGCTAGGGATTACATTGGAGGACCATACGGCGGATCCAGATTCGGAGACGAGTCGCGGGCTATGGGCGCAGAGTGTCTCTGTCGAGGATCATGCGGTTGTGCAGGGGAAGAGCGGAGTTGGGGCTTATGTGGTATGGAGCTGTAGGATACAGACTCTAGAT GGAGGCCCGATTGTCATTCGCATGAG ATACTCGGAATTCGATACCTTACGGCGGCAGCTATTACAGTCGTTCCCACATGCAAAGAATGCACTACCCGCTCTACCACCAAAGAGCGTCCTAT TTCGGTTTCGACCGGCATTCCTCGAGTCTCGCCGCATTGGACTAGAATATTTCCTCAA CTGCGTCCTTCTGAATCCGGAATTCTCTGGTTCCCCAATCGTCAAGGACTTTCTCTTCGGTCGAGTGGGGTAG
- a CDS encoding COP9 signalosome complex subunit 1 (COG:O,T;~EggNog:ENOG410PGAD;~InterPro:IPR019585,IPR036390,IPR033008,IPR000717;~PFAM:PF10602,PF01399;~go_component: GO:0008180 - COP9 signalosome [Evidence IEA];~go_process: GO:0000338 - protein deneddylation [Evidence IEA]), translating to MDSTLPDAFEASQSGASLGQKAAGFDSQGRILSDVMPYVKVDDPPKFELESYISNYTGRTRFDRLYLIGTCSTHLSTEALKAAVSEAKSGKDISRYERAVTALAQVAPGESEAKRDIDWVEHMHKVVKVETDRLEHELKGYKNNLIKESIRMGNEDLGQHYHQIGDQVSASKAYTRMRDYCTTPTHIASMLLKITNVAIERGDWLSVQSNVQRLRNLQSKPEEQTKNKPKMSAALGLSQLHLDAYLDAANSFLSTESTLGDSYNEVISPNDVAVYGGLCALASMDRNELQRKVLDNTSFRNFLELEPHIRRAISFFCNSKFRPCLEILEAYRADYLLDIHLQRHINLLISRIRTKSIQQYVVPFNRVTLDSMAKIFAPAAVAGEPLPTEANSSFVKELIRLIEDGTLDGRIDLEKMVLVSNQTDLRTEVQAAALESLESYTREAHLRLLRTNIIRAGLEVRPPADQNAGAGGKGKYARM from the exons ATGGATTCCACATTACCGGACGCTTTCGAGGCGTCACAATCGGGAGCTAGCCTGGGGCAGAAAGCCGCTGGCTTCGATAGTCAAGGTCGAATCTTATCCGATGTTATGCCTTACGTCAAGGTCGACG ATCCGCCCAAATTTGAACTTGAGTCGTACATTTCGAACTACACTG GCAGGACTAGGTTCGATCGCCTGTATCTCATCGGCACATGTTCCACGCATCTTTCCACAGAAGCCCTCAAAGCCGCTGTCTCCGAGGCCAAGTCGGGCAAGGATATTTCGAGATATGAACGGGCAGTTACAGCACTCGCGCAGGTTGCGCCGGGTGAAAGCGAAGCGAAACGCGACATCGACTGGGTCGAGCATATGCATAAAGTCGTCAAGGTTGAAACGGACCGATTGGAACACGAGCTTAAAGGGTATAAGAATAATTTGATCAAGGAGAGCATTAGG ATGGGCAATGAGGATTTGGGCCAGCACTATCATCAAATCGGTGATCAAGTATCTGCCTCAAAAGCATACACTCGGATGAGAGACTACTGCACGACGCCTACTCACATTGCTTCAATGTTGCTCAAAATAACTAACGTGGCGATCGAACGAGGGGATTGGCTGAGCGTGCAGTCGAACGTGCAGCGACTGCGCAACCTGCAATCAAAGCCGGAGGAACAGACGAAGAACAAGCCCAAGATGTCCGCTGCACTCGGGCTGTCTCAACTACACTTGGATGCGTATTTGGATGCGGCAAACAGTTTCCTGTCTACCGAATCGACTCTAGGGGACTCATATAACGAGGTCATTTCCCCCAACGATGTGGCTGTGTATGGCGGACTGTGCGCACTTGCTTCCATGGACCGAAATGAACTCCAGCGCAAAGTGCTTGATAACACCTCGTTCCGTAATTTTCTGGAATTAGAACCCCacattcgccgtgccataTCGTTCTTTTGCAACTCCAAATTCAGGCCATGTCTTGAGATTCTCGAAGCCTACCGGGCCGACTATCTCCTGGACATTCACCTGCAGCGACATATCAACTTATTGATCTCGCGCATCCGAACAAAGTCCATACAACAATATGTCGTCCCGTTCAACCGTGTGACTCTCGACTCTATGGCCAAGATCTTCGCCCCCGCAGCCGTCGCGGGCGAGCCGTTACCTACAGAAGCTAACTCCTCTTTTGTCAAGGAGCTGATCCGGCTTATTGAGGACGGCACGCTGGACGGGCGCATTGACCTGGAGAAGATGGTCCTTGTCTCCAACCAGACCGACCTGCGCACGGAAGTGCAAGCGGCAGCATTGGAAAGCTTGGAAAGCTACACGCGGGAAGCTCATTTGCGACTGCTCCGGACAAACATTATTCGTGCTGGACTGGAAGTCCGGCCGCCCGCTGACCAGAATGCAGGGGCTGGGGGTAAGGGTAAATACGCGCGGATGTAA
- a CDS encoding cytochrome P450 (COG:Q;~EggNog:ENOG410PIWX;~InterPro:IPR001128,IPR017972,IPR002401,IPR036396;~PFAM:PF00067;~TransMembrane:2 (o12-37i310-332o);~go_function: GO:0005506 - iron ion binding [Evidence IEA];~go_function: GO:0016705 - oxidoreductase activity, acting on paired donors, with incorporation or reduction of molecular oxygen [Evidence IEA];~go_function: GO:0020037 - heme binding [Evidence IEA];~go_process: GO:0055114 - oxidation-reduction process [Evidence IEA]), giving the protein MDISTVGVAFGVKSWCINLAGILGLIWISYTIIYNLYWTRLKRFPGPLLWKVSRIPAQLSMLRGFSHLDVTALHERYGPAVRIGPNELAFNTPQAFRDIYNNRSGKCFPKARSYYPLPVNGVEPVSVAVEDDVHARQRRLLSYGFSDRALREQEGLIMGFVNTLIERLTGEVEKGSGEAKVDIKEWMNFATFDITGELTFGESFNCLQDSELHPWIGVIFKSIKQGSYLIVAGQFPWAQKLLVKMIPQRLMQKAFDHFNLSAMKADRRLANKTSRPDFMSAILKGGLSEEPGVYRGSEKIMSRDEVHSNALMLILAGSETSATLLSGCVYYICRHPTALKKLTKEVRSFLTGDQDITMSKTSKLPYLAAVIEETLRLYPPVAAGLRRIVPKGGATIDEYFVPENTIVACHQYASFHSSSNFACPDDFIPERWLGIDPRFDDDKRTALQPFSLGPRNCPGKNLAYSEVRLILCKLLYNFNVELRSECTDWIDQESYFLWDKPALWVTLKERISST; this is encoded by the exons ATGGACATTTCAACGGTGGGCGTTGCTTTTGGCGTTAAGTCTTGGTGTATCAACCTAGCAGGGATTCTG GGCCTAATCTGGATTTCCTACACAATTATCTACAACCTCTACTGGACGCGTCTGAAGCGCTTTCCAGGACCACTGCTATGGAAAGTCTCGCGCATTCCAGCGCAGCTGTCGATGCTGCGTGGCTTTTCGCATTTAGACGTCACCGCGCTACACGAGCGCTACGGTCCAGCAGTGCGGATTGGGCCGAATGAATTGGCATTTAACACACCCCAGGCCTTCCGCGACATCTATAACAATCGTTCTGGGAAGTGTTTTCCCAAAGCCCGGAGTTACTATCCCTTACCGGTTAACGGGGTGGAACCTGTTTCTGTCGCGGTGGAGGATGATGTTCATGCGAGGCAGCGGCGGCTGCTATCGTATGGATTCTCAGATCGGGCGCTGAGAGAGCAGGAAGGTCTCATTATGGGGTTTGTGAATACGCTTATCGAGCGGTTGACTGGTGAGGTTGAGAAGGGGAGTGGAGAAGCGAAGGTCGATATTAAGGAGTGGATGAATTTCGCTACGTTTGATATCACTGGTGAGCTTACGTTTGGGGAATCGTTTAACTGTCTTCAGGATAGCGAATTGCATCCGTGGATCGGGGTCATTTTCAAGTCCATCAAGCAGGGCTCCTATCTCATTGTTGCTGGGCAGTTTCCCTGGGCGCAGAAGTTGTTGGTGAAGATGATCCCGCAGAGGTTGATGCAGAAAGCTTTCGATCATTTCAATCTGAGTGCCATGAAAGCCGATCGTCGCCTGGCGAATAAGACTAGCAGGCCGGATTTTATGTCTGCGATTTTAAAAGGCGGGTTGAGTGAGGAGCCGGGTGTTTATCGCGGTTCTGAGAAGATTATGAGTCGGGATGAGGTGCATTCGAATGCTTTGAT GTTGATCTTGGCCGGTAGTGAAACATCGGCTACACTCCTTTCCGGATGTGTCTATTACATCTGTCGACACCCAACCGCCTTGAAAAAGCTCACAAAGGAGGTCCGCTCCTTTCTCACCGGTGATCAAGATATCACGATGAGCAAAACCTCAAAACTCCCATATTTGGCCGCGGTAATTGAAGAGACACTACGATTATATCCACCCGTTGCAGCTGGGTTACGCCGCATCGTTCCAAAAGGGGGCGCCACAATCGATGAATACTTTGTTCCCGAAAAT ACCATCGTTGCATGCCATCAATACGCTTCTTTCCATTCCTCATCCAACTTTGCCTGTCCCGACGACTTCATCCCTGAACGATGGCTAGGAATAGATCCTCGCTTCGACGATGACAAGAGGACTGCTCTTCAGCCATTTAGCCTTGGGCCTAGAAATTGTCCGGGCAAGAA TCTTGCATACAGCGAAGTCCGTCTTATTCTCTGTAAATTGCTGTACAACTTCAACGTCGAGCTGCGGTCTGAATGTACCGACTGGATTGACCAGGAGTCATATTTTCTTTGGGATAAACCGGCGCTTTGGGTTACTTTGAAGGAGAGGATCTCGAGCACCTAA
- a CDS encoding uncharacterized protein (COG:S;~EggNog:ENOG410PNTG;~InterPro:IPR036691), protein MTQDVSHIRLINVHLDSLPVSPSLHPQQLPIMASYLRAAGHILVAGDFNPVLPEDQTLASANSLIDAWTELCPNEDGITWGLDTDIPFPPERMDKVALIGIKPFHVQVIRPSTFATGALSGVDGEQVGLGKEGGRERHEGSLQIPWSDHSGLLCGFRL, encoded by the coding sequence ATGACGCAGGATGTCTCCCATATTCGGTTGATCAACGTGCACCTGGACTCTCTTCCTGTGTCTCCCTCTCTGCATCCTCAACAGCTCCCTATAATGGCCTCTTATCTACGTGCTGCGGGCCATATCTTGGTGGCCGGTGATTTCAATCCTGTTCTACCAGAGGACCAGACGCTGGCCAGTGCGAATAGTCTCATTGATGCATGGACCGAGCTGTGTCCAAATGAAGATGGAATTACTTGGGGGCTTGATACTGACATACCTTTCCCCCCAGAGCGAATGGACAAGGTTGCGCTGATTGGAATAAAGCCTTTTCATGTCCAGGTCATTCGACCAAGTACATTTGCTACAGGCGCTTTAAGCGGCGTGGATGGTGAGCAGGTTGGCCTTGGAAAAGAAGGAGGGAGGGAGAGACACGAAGGAAGTCTTCAGATACCATGGAGTGATCATTCTGGGCTTTTATGTGGTTTTCGACTATGA